A single genomic interval of Patescibacteria group bacterium harbors:
- a CDS encoding response regulator, with protein MIDSKYVILVIEDEPAIRDAIIIKLNRKGFVVLEAKNGQEGLDIALQKHPDLILLDIIMPIMDGFTVIEKLKKDEWGKNAPILLLTNLSDSETISESMKVNRSDFLIKSDWTLEEVVKKINQKLNII; from the coding sequence ATGATTGATTCCAAATATGTTATCCTTGTTATTGAGGATGAACCGGCGATTCGTGACGCAATTATTATTAAATTAAATCGCAAAGGATTTGTCGTGCTTGAAGCAAAAAATGGTCAGGAAGGACTTGATATCGCATTACAAAAACATCCGGATTTAATTTTGCTTGATATTATTATGCCGATAATGGATGGTTTTACCGTAATTGAAAAATTAAAAAAAGATGAATGGGGAAAAAACGCACCTATACTTTTATTGACGAATTTAAGTGATTCGGAAACTATATCTGAATCAATGAAGGTAAATCGTTCTGATTTTCTCATAAAGAGTGACTGGACGCTTGAAGAGGTGGTAAAAAAAATAAATCAAAAATTAAATATTATATAA
- a CDS encoding fibronectin type III domain-containing protein: MEAARKISTQVTGPVLETTFQNFLNTLKDITPGLALEAAPEIEISATDATIKWKTNKRSNSQIAFAKVVDYDDTKSEPYSQVVGQPDEKELTHNVRIINLTPSTDYYFQIRSKSIIGSEAKSKRYTFTTASQLPEVTNFSIKNISERAATFVWQTNIPTDSQVKFIPYRNNELAVGEAQTVTKSDFNVAHEIAVKNLEPGTTFNVSLEGKDLEGNNYSFLIPNFTTTKDKNAPVISQIRTSVALSSRGDEVQTIITWNTDEPSTSQVEYQVGFANDAPIVQMTKDISLRQEHLVVITSFKPGAIYRFRVISDDSSGNKTQSTTNTLLTPQKRLTVTELIFKNFQQTFGWMKNVGVKF, from the coding sequence ATGGAAGCAGCCAGAAAAATATCCACCCAAGTCACCGGACCGGTTCTTGAAACAACCTTCCAGAATTTCTTGAACACATTGAAAGACATCACGCCCGGCTTGGCGCTTGAAGCCGCTCCTGAGATTGAGATCTCAGCCACAGACGCAACCATCAAATGGAAAACAAACAAACGATCAAATTCTCAAATCGCTTTTGCCAAAGTTGTTGATTACGACGACACCAAATCAGAACCATATTCTCAAGTCGTTGGCCAACCTGACGAAAAAGAATTGACGCACAATGTCAGAATCATCAACCTGACTCCTTCCACCGATTACTATTTCCAAATTCGCTCCAAGAGCATTATCGGTTCAGAAGCAAAATCAAAAAGATATACTTTCACCACGGCTTCGCAATTGCCCGAAGTGACTAATTTCTCCATCAAAAATATTTCTGAGAGAGCAGCCACTTTTGTTTGGCAAACAAATATCCCGACTGATTCGCAAGTGAAATTCATCCCTTATCGCAACAATGAACTGGCGGTGGGCGAAGCCCAGACTGTCACCAAATCAGATTTCAATGTCGCTCACGAAATCGCAGTCAAGAATCTTGAACCGGGCACGACTTTCAATGTCTCTCTTGAAGGAAAAGATTTGGAAGGCAACAACTATTCTTTCCTGATTCCTAATTTCACCACGACCAAAGACAAAAATGCGCCAGTCATTTCGCAAATCAGAACCTCGGTTGCTTTGTCATCAAGAGGCGATGAAGTCCAAACCATTATCACTTGGAACACCGACGAACCTTCAACTTCGCAGGTTGAATACCAGGTTGGCTTTGCCAATGACGCGCCGATTGTCCAGATGACCAAAGACATCAGCCTGAGACAAGAGCACTTGGTGGTTATTACTTCGTTCAAACCGGGCGCGATTTACAGATTCAGAGTCATCTCCGATGATTCTTCGGGCAACAAAACTCAATCAACGACCAATACTTTGCTGACCCCTCAAAAAAGATTGACCGTGACCGAGCTCATCTTCAAGAACTTCCAACAGACGTTCGGATGGATGAAGAATGTCGGGGTTAAATTCTAA